The DNA region TCAGCCAATCGGCCAGCAGATCGTAGCCTGCGCCCGAGGCGTGATGAAAGCCTGCGGGGTTCATGGTCAACGCGCCTAGGCTAGCGCGGAACCTGTTGGGGTTTTTCATTGTGAAATCGGGGTGTTGCGTGAGTTCTTTGGCCTTGGTGGCGGTGTCCTCGGGGCGGGCATTGACGATCTGGACCGTGAACCATTTGTCGATCACCAGGCGGTCGTGCCGCCATTGCTCATAAAATACCTGTGTCGCAGCATCGCCTTTTCCCGCCGACAAGAGCGCGCTGAGCGCGGCAAGCTGCCCGGTCATGTTATCGGAGCTGTCATATTGGCGCTGGGCCAGCGCGCCGCCGTCGAGGCGGTTGATCAGGCCGAGGGCTGCGTTGGCGAGGCTGCGGGCGCCGGATTGTTCGGCGCTGGGTTGGTAGGGATCGCTCACCTGATACTGCGCGTAAAGCCGTGTCGCCGTGTCTTGATAGGCTTCGGCGCGGGTCTGTCTGAGGGTCTCCAATGCCTCCCAGATGGCTTGGGGATCGGGTGTTTCACCCGTATCAAACAGGGCCTGGGCCAGGTCGTCTTGCGAGGGCAGGCCGAGGGCGAGGGCGCGAAAGGCCGGGTCTTGGGCATCGTCGCGCAGCAGCGTGTGCAGCGCGTCGAGATAAGCGGTATCCGGGGCGGCACCGGTGCGGATCATGTCCAGCGCCGTGTCACGGGCCAGATCGCGCCCGGCCTGCCAACGATTGAACGGATCGGTGTCATGGGCCAGCAGGAAGGCACGAGTATCGGTGTCGATTTCATGTTCGAGGATCACCGGCGCGGAGAATTCGCGCAGGATTGAGGGGATTGGTTTTGTCGCGAGGTTCTCGAATTTGAAGCTCTGCTGCTTTTTCGTCATCTCGAGCGTGGTGGTTGGCAGGACTTCGTCACCATTGGGATTGAGCAGGCCGACTTTGATCGGGATGACGCGCGGTTTTTTTTGCGGCTGGCCGGGGGTGGGCGGCGTTTGTTGTTTGAAGGTGAGTTTGTAGGTGCCGTTGTTGAAGCTTTCCTTCACCTTGAGGCGCGGGGTTCCAGCCTCGGAATACCAGCGTTTGAAGCGTTTGAGATCACGCCCCGTGGTATCCTCGAAAACTTGCAGCCAGTCTTCGATGGTGGCGGCGTCGCCATCGTGGCGCACGAAATAACGATCAACCGCTTTGTAGTAATCTTCGTCGCCGACGAGGGATTTCAGCATGCCGATCACCTCGGCGCCTTTCTCGTAGACGGTGGCGGTGTAGAAATTGTTGATCTCGACAAAGTTCTCGGGGCGCACGGGGTGGGCCAATGGGCCGTTGTCTTCGCGGAACTGGCGCGCGCGCAGCGCAATCACGTCTTCAATACGTTTCACGGGGGCCGAGCGCATGTCGGAGGTGAACTGGCTGTCGCGGTAGACTGTCAGGCCTTCTTTCAAGCAAAGCTGGAACCAGTCGCGGCAGGTGATCCGGTTGCCGGTCCAGTTGTGAAAATATTCATGCGCGATGATTGCCTCAATGCGTTCGAAGTTCATATCGGTTGAGGTTTCGGGCGAGGCCAGAACGCAGGATGAGTTGAAGACGTTCAGCCCTTTGTTTTCCATTGCGCCCATGTTGAAATCATCGACCGCGACGATGTTGAAAATGTCGAGATCATATTCGCGCCCGTATACGTCTTCGTCCCATGTCATTGATTTTTTGAGCGCTTCCATACCGAAGGCGCATTTGTCTTCATCCCCGGGGCGCACCCAGATGTTGAGCGTGACGGCCTTGCCCGACATCGTAGTGAAGCTGTCGGGGTGGGCGATGAGATCGCCTGCGACGAGGGCAAAGAGATAGGCGGGTTTGGGCCATGGATCGGTCCATTCGGCAAAGCCTTCGCCCGCGCCAGTGGGATTGCCGTTGGAGAGCTTGACCGGTTCATCCCCCTCAACGCGCACGGTGAAGGGGGCCATGACATCAGGGCGGTCGGGGTAATAGGTTATCTTGCGGAAACCTTCGGCCTCGCATTGGGTGCAATACATGCCGTTCGACATATAGAGCCCTTCGAGGGCGGTATTGGTGGCGGGGCTGATTTCCACTTCGGCCTCGAAGGTGAAGGGGGCGTCGGGGGCTTCAATTTCGATGCCGCCGGGGACATCGCGGGGGGTGATGTCTTGGTCGTCGATCTTGGTGGAAATGCGTTTAAGGTCTTCGCCGTGCAGGAAAAAGCGGCGGTTGTCAGTGTCGGGGTTGGGCACAAAGCGGATGGTTGAGAGCACCCGCGTGGCGGTGGGGTTGAGCCGGAAGGTTAGCGAGACGCTTTCGACGGTGTAGCCGAAGGGTGTGTAGTCTTTGAGATAGATGGTTTGCGGCGCGGCGTCGGTCATTTTGGTGCCCCCAGATGTGTTGCACGGTTGGCGCGACATTAGGGAGGCATGCGGTCAGCCGCAATGGGGGCAAGCGGGCGGCGGCGGCATTCGGGCGCGCCGCCCGCTTTCTGATGGGTTTGTGCGCAGATTAGTTGGTGATGGCGGCCATGTTCTGGCGCGCGGTGACGATCTGATAGATCGCTGAAAGGCCGACAAGACCGTAAACGATGCGCGCGAGGGCTGAGCCATCGCCAAAGATTGCTGCGACGAGATCGAAGTTCATCGCGCCGAGGAGACCCCAGTTTAGGCCGCCGACGATGAGAAGAACGAGGGTGAGGATGTTGAGAGCTGGCATTGGAAGTCTCCGTTTGTTGAGTGGGGTTGGAAAATAGGGTGGCGCGGCGTGAGGGGAGCGACGCCGCGCCGGGCGTGATCAGCTTGCAGGTGGCAAGATGACCTTGTCGATCACATGGATCACGCCGTTAGAGGCAGCGATATCGGCCGTTGTTACTTTGGCATCATTGACCATCGCGCCATTGTCGAGGTCGATTGTGACCTCGCCGCCCTGAACGGTGGCGGCTTTCATGTCGTCAACCAGATCGGTGGCCATCACTTTGCCCGGCAACACGTGGTAGGTGAGCACGGCGACAAGTTGATCCTTGTTTTCGGGCTTTAGTAGGGTTTCAACCGTGCCTTCGGGCAATGCGGCAAAGGCGGCGTCGGTGGGCGCGAAAACGGTGAAGGGGCCTTCGCCTTTGAGCGTGTCGACCAGATCGGCTGCGGTTAGCGCTGCGGCGAGGGTGTTGAAATTGCCCGCGTTTACGGCGGTGTCGACGATATCGGCCCTGTCACCGGCCATTGCAGCAAATGGGGCAAGCGCGAGGCCTGCGATCAGGGCAATGCGTTTGAGGCTGTTTGAGGGGAAGGTCATGTGCAGTCTCCTTGGGTTATCTTCAGGTGTTACGGGGCTGTTTCTCAGTGCCCGTGATTTTAAATGTGGTGCAATATATTGTCATGCAATGCACATTTGCGTGATGTTACAGATAAGTTCTTGTCATGAAAAACTTGCTGTGAAATGTTTCCTCATATGCAAACGTTTTGGCGAAAGGACGCGGATCATGGTGTCGGACACATTGAGTGAAGGTCTGGAAAACTATCGCATCGGCCAGAAGATTCGCACGTTGCGCCGCGCCAAGGGGCTTGGGCTGGCGCAATTGAGCGAACACACCGGACTTTCAGCGGGGATGCTTTCCAAGCTTGAACGCGGGCAGGTGTTTCCGACGCTTCCGACGCTCTTGCGCATTGCACTGGTATTCGGGGTCGGGCTTGAGCATTTCTTTGCGGGAGGGGCGCAAAAGCCGATTTTGGAGGTGGTGCGGTCGCGCGACAGGCTACGCTTGCCCAACCCGCCAAAGGGCGACGCCGTATTCTTCTTCGAAAGCCTCGATTTCCCGGTGCCGGATCGCAAGCTTGAGTCGTATTTGGCCGAGTTTGCGGGCGATGCAGAGGCAAGCAAGCCGCATGCGCATCACGGCGTTGAATTGATCTATGTGATCTGTGGGGCGCTGGAACTGCATATTCATGGGCGAGAGGAGCGGTTGGAGACCGGAGATTCGATCTATTTTGAGGCCGGGTTCGAGCATAGTTATCGTGCTGCGGGGTCGGAAGGCGCACTTGTCATCGTGGTGGTGCGTGACGCAGAGGACGAATAGAAGCGGGCGTCTGCTTATGGTGCAGATTGTGGGATGTGTGCGCTGATGCAGGGGGTGCGCGCGTGCTTTGGTGTTTCCTTAAGGGCGGTGTCATACTATCAAAGGCGCATAATTTTCGCGCGTATGAGGTTCATATGACTCGCCCAGTTGTTGGCATTATCGGCAATCAGCACATGATTAACGACACCTATGAGGTGCATGCCGGTGGCGCGATGAATTCCGATGCGGTGGCGAATGTCTCTAATTGTCTGCCGCTGTTGATTCCGTCGGACCCGCGTCTTGTTGGGGTCGATGAGTTACTGGAGGTCTGCGACGGCTTCGTTTTGACCGGCGGACGCCCCAATGTGCACCCCGAGGAATATGGCGAGCACGCAACCCCTGCGCATGGCGATTTTGACCGCTGCCGCGATGCGATCACGCTGCCGCTGGTGCGGGCCTGCGTTGAGAGCGGACAGCCGTTCTTTGGCATTTGCCGCGGGTTTCAGGAGGTGGCGGTCGCGTTTGGCTCGACGCTGGACCCGGAAATTCGTGATCTGCCGGGGCGTGACAATCACCGGATGCCTCCTGATGGCACATTGGAGGAGAAATTCGCGTTGCGCCATACGGTGAAATTCTCGGAAAACGGCGTGTTCCATCGGCTGATGGGGGCGCAGGAGGTGATGACCAACACGCTGCATGGGCAGGGGATCCGACATGCGGGTGAGCGGATCGTGATTGACGGTTTTGCGCCCGATGGCACGCCCGAGGCGATCTTTATCAAGGATGCACCGGGCTTTACCCTGTCGGTGCAATGGCACCCGGAATGGAATGCCGCCAGTGACCCCGTTTCAAGGCCACTTTTTGAGGCGTTCGGCAGAGCGGTGCATGATTGGGCTGGGAAGCGGCGGGAGACACCGGTATTGCGCACGGCGTGACAATTGCCAGATGAGGGAAGAGGGGCTTGAAGCCCCACTTTATGCGGCGAGTTGCGTGTCGTGGCGGTAAGGGACGTGGAGCCGTGACAGCAGCGCTTGAGCTTCCCAGGTCTTGAGGCAGCGACGGGCGGTGGGGCCGTGCTCGCCGAGACCGGCGCGCAAACCGGGCATACAGATGAACAATTCGTCGCGAGCCTGAGGGCAGAGCGCCTTGAGGCTTTCCTCGGCGGCGTGCAGGCTTTCCGTGGCGGCGCCATTGGCGAAGATGATCTGGTGGCTGTCCAACATCAGATGGATATAGGTGACCGGGGCAGGCGGGCAGGTTGAAACACCGGGCAGGCCGAGCATTTGCTTGGCGGTGACGAAGACCTGAGGGTCGCCGAACAGCAACTCGGCGCGCCAGTCGTCTATCAGCAGACGGTGCTGGGGCGAAACGGTGAGTGCGCGCTCGGTGCCGTCAAGCAGTTCTGGTGCGATTCGGATCGGAGCATGATCACCGATACCCGGCACAGTGCTGTTGCCTATCCAGGCAAGCGGCTGGGGGCCATCATCAAGCGTGAGAACCAAATCGCCGGGGCGCAGGCTTTCGACCGTGCGCAGGCCCGAGGGCGTGGCAATCTGCGTGCCAGGGGTGAAACAGATGATGTTTTCGATGTTGGAGAATGTGACCACAGAACCATCGAGCAGCGTGACCGAGCCATCAAAGGCATCCGGGTCTCCGACAGAGGGTGCAAAGGTCAGGGTGGAGCGGTCAGCAAGGCCGTTGAGATCAAGTGTGTCACCGCCCGGCTCTCCGGTGGTGCCGCCGTCGATCGTGATGTTTGCGCTGCCTGCTTCTCCCAAGTCGTTGATGATGAACAGGTCTTCGCCTTCGCCGCCTTGTGCGATGTCGCCCTGTGCAAGGTAGAACGTGTCGTCGCCTTCGCCGCCAATCAGACTGTCATTGCCGAGCCCGCCGAGCAGCGTATCGTTGCCTGCTTCGCCATAAATGGTGTCATTGCCTTCGCCGCCATCAAGCGAATCGTCACCCGGTGCGGCGATTGTGGGGTTGAAATGCAGGTTGGAAACCCAAATCGCCTGGGTTCCGCCCAATCCGTTGGAATAGGAGATTTCGATTTCCGTAACGGGGCCAGCAATTTCGATCAGCGCAGAACCGCCCGCTGCATCCTGGTTTTCGCCGACAT from Rhodobacteraceae bacterium LMO-JJ12 includes:
- the pepN gene encoding aminopeptidase N, translated to MTDAAPQTIYLKDYTPFGYTVESVSLTFRLNPTATRVLSTIRFVPNPDTDNRRFFLHGEDLKRISTKIDDQDITPRDVPGGIEIEAPDAPFTFEAEVEISPATNTALEGLYMSNGMYCTQCEAEGFRKITYYPDRPDVMAPFTVRVEGDEPVKLSNGNPTGAGEGFAEWTDPWPKPAYLFALVAGDLIAHPDSFTTMSGKAVTLNIWVRPGDEDKCAFGMEALKKSMTWDEDVYGREYDLDIFNIVAVDDFNMGAMENKGLNVFNSSCVLASPETSTDMNFERIEAIIAHEYFHNWTGNRITCRDWFQLCLKEGLTVYRDSQFTSDMRSAPVKRIEDVIALRARQFREDNGPLAHPVRPENFVEINNFYTATVYEKGAEVIGMLKSLVGDEDYYKAVDRYFVRHDGDAATIEDWLQVFEDTTGRDLKRFKRWYSEAGTPRLKVKESFNNGTYKLTFKQQTPPTPGQPQKKPRVIPIKVGLLNPNGDEVLPTTTLEMTKKQQSFKFENLATKPIPSILREFSAPVILEHEIDTDTRAFLLAHDTDPFNRWQAGRDLARDTALDMIRTGAAPDTAYLDALHTLLRDDAQDPAFRALALGLPSQDDLAQALFDTGETPDPQAIWEALETLRQTRAEAYQDTATRLYAQYQVSDPYQPSAEQSGARSLANAALGLINRLDGGALAQRQYDSSDNMTGQLAALSALLSAGKGDAATQVFYEQWRHDRLVIDKWFTVQIVNARPEDTATKAKELTQHPDFTMKNPNRFRASLGALTMNPAGFHHASGAGYDLLADWLIRLDPLNPQTTARMSTAFETWRRYDSTRQDKIKAQLKRILSTDGLSRDTTEMLTRILG
- a CDS encoding DUF378 domain-containing protein, translated to MPALNILTLVLLIVGGLNWGLLGAMNFDLVAAIFGDGSALARIVYGLVGLSAIYQIVTARQNMAAITN
- a CDS encoding fasciclin domain-containing protein — encoded protein: MAGDRADIVDTAVNAGNFNTLAAALTAADLVDTLKGEGPFTVFAPTDAAFAALPEGTVETLLKPENKDQLVAVLTYHVLPGKVMATDLVDDMKAATVQGGEVTIDLDNGAMVNDAKVTTADIAASNGVIHVIDKVILPPAS
- a CDS encoding XRE family transcriptional regulator; this translates as MVSDTLSEGLENYRIGQKIRTLRRAKGLGLAQLSEHTGLSAGMLSKLERGQVFPTLPTLLRIALVFGVGLEHFFAGGAQKPILEVVRSRDRLRLPNPPKGDAVFFFESLDFPVPDRKLESYLAEFAGDAEASKPHAHHGVELIYVICGALELHIHGREERLETGDSIYFEAGFEHSYRAAGSEGALVIVVVRDAEDE
- a CDS encoding gamma-glutamyl-gamma-aminobutyrate hydrolase family protein (Members of this family of hydrolases with an active site Cys residue belong to MEROPS family C26.) encodes the protein MTRPVVGIIGNQHMINDTYEVHAGGAMNSDAVANVSNCLPLLIPSDPRLVGVDELLEVCDGFVLTGGRPNVHPEEYGEHATPAHGDFDRCRDAITLPLVRACVESGQPFFGICRGFQEVAVAFGSTLDPEIRDLPGRDNHRMPPDGTLEEKFALRHTVKFSENGVFHRLMGAQEVMTNTLHGQGIRHAGERIVIDGFAPDGTPEAIFIKDAPGFTLSVQWHPEWNAASDPVSRPLFEAFGRAVHDWAGKRRETPVLRTA
- a CDS encoding Hint domain-containing protein, which produces MVTFSNIENIICFTPGTQIATPSGLRTVESLRPGDLVLTLDDGPQPLAWIGNSTVPGIGDHAPIRIAPELLDGTERALTVSPQHRLLIDDWRAELLFGDPQVFVTAKQMLGLPGVSTCPPAPVTYIHLMLDSHQIIFANGAATESLHAAEESLKALCPQARDELFICMPGLRAGLGEHGPTARRCLKTWEAQALLSRLHVPYRHDTQLAA